Proteins from a genomic interval of Vanessa atalanta chromosome 28, ilVanAtal1.2, whole genome shotgun sequence:
- the LOC125074549 gene encoding transcription factor ces-2-like produces MEHTNLLYDLDPVCGSQQSALAALRLLRSYNQFVVPPDGRGVVPLLATIPPPCLPSYCQHLPLCSPISTSNVSSTLCDMESRRRGEKRPIPAELKDEKYFERRRRNNQAAKKSRDARRMREDQIAWRACLLEQENASLRAHINALRQETITLRALLAARDETTVPSSTTKD; encoded by the exons atggaacacaCTAATTTGCTCTATGACCTCGACCCGGTGTGTGGATCACAACAGAGCGCTTTAGCAGCGCTTCGACTGCTGAGAAGCTACAATCAGTTCGTAGTACCGCCTG ATGGACGCGGTGTGGTACCTCTATTGGCGACCATACCACCGCCCTGTTTACCATCGTACTGCCAGCATCTACCGTTATGCTCACCAA TATCAACGTCAAATGTGTCCTCAACGTTATGTGACATGGAATCGCGGAGACGAGGGGAAAAGAGGCCGATACCAGCCGAACTCAAGGACGAGAAGTATTTCGAGAGGCGCAGGCGGAACAACCAAGCCGCTAAAAAGTCCAGGGACGCTAGACGGATGAGAGAGGACCAG aTAGCGTGGCGTGCCTGCTTGCTCGAACAAGAAAACGCCTCGTTAAGGGCTCACATAAATGCGTTAAGACAAGAAACGATCACTCTGCGAGCGTTACTCGCGGCCAGGGATGAAACGACAGTGCCTTCATCGACTACCAAAGATTAA